A section of the Saliniramus fredricksonii genome encodes:
- a CDS encoding DUF3426 domain-containing protein: protein MLIVCPSCESEFAIDPALLRPNGRKLRCASCREVFFIDAPDDEEAFDADDPVAASLARRMRGEEEAGPEIAVDARNLRPTAHDASGQRAGGLLRRLTGAVTGLAYGICGALRRLPLTPIFAMLLLGMVIGGLIGRESVVRQLPATAQLYEMAGMPVNLRGLELMEVRSERTREDDGEYLTVHGTIVNRTDRSHMVPPVAVILRAETGQPVYSWNVEADRRTLHPGENVGFRARLVAPPAEARQVLVRFAANAEIAGSRD, encoded by the coding sequence ATGCTGATCGTATGCCCGTCTTGTGAAAGTGAATTCGCAATCGATCCGGCGCTGCTGCGTCCGAACGGGCGCAAGTTGCGCTGCGCGAGTTGCCGCGAGGTGTTCTTCATCGATGCGCCCGATGACGAGGAGGCTTTCGACGCGGATGATCCCGTGGCGGCCAGCCTGGCGCGGCGCATGCGCGGCGAAGAGGAGGCGGGCCCGGAAATCGCGGTGGATGCGCGCAACCTGCGCCCGACCGCCCATGACGCGTCCGGCCAGCGCGCGGGCGGCCTGCTGCGGCGGCTGACGGGCGCCGTCACGGGCCTCGCATACGGCATCTGCGGCGCGCTGCGGCGGCTTCCGCTGACGCCGATCTTCGCCATGCTGCTGCTGGGCATGGTGATCGGCGGGCTGATCGGCCGCGAAAGCGTGGTCCGTCAGCTTCCGGCCACGGCGCAGCTCTATGAAATGGCAGGCATGCCCGTCAATCTGCGCGGCCTCGAACTCATGGAAGTGCGTTCCGAGCGCACCCGCGAGGATGACGGGGAATATCTCACCGTCCACGGCACCATCGTCAACCGCACCGATCGCAGCCACATGGTGCCGCCGGTCGCGGTGATTCTGCGGGCCGAGACCGGACAGCCGGTCTATTCCTGGAATGTGGAGGCGGATCGCCGCACGCTGCATCCGGGGGAAAATGTCGGTTTTCGCGCGCGCCTGGTTGCGCCGCCGGCGGAAGCGAGGCAGGTTCTGGTACGCTTCGCCGCAAATGCCGAAATTGCCGGCAGTCGCGACTGA
- the hpt gene encoding hypoxanthine phosphoribosyltransferase, whose amino-acid sequence MVQSRVRVLYDEDTIARRCEELAAAIRQAEPKDLLVVAVLKGSFMFAADLIRALHRVGLAPQVEFVHLSSYRSGTTSSGQVEILRDVESAVEGRDVLLIDDILESGRTIVFAKDLIAARGARRVLSAVLLEKPGKRAVQIEADFVGFTCPDVFVVGYGMDVAHSYRQLPFVGVIDTGDTDPDLFEPASAASDAAGPGV is encoded by the coding sequence ATGGTCCAGTCGCGCGTGCGCGTTCTCTATGATGAAGACACCATCGCCCGGCGTTGCGAGGAACTCGCCGCCGCGATCAGACAGGCCGAGCCGAAGGACCTGCTCGTCGTTGCGGTCCTCAAGGGCAGCTTCATGTTCGCCGCCGACCTGATTCGCGCCCTGCACCGGGTCGGCCTCGCGCCGCAGGTGGAATTCGTGCATCTGTCGAGCTACCGCTCGGGCACAACCTCCTCCGGCCAGGTCGAGATCCTGCGCGATGTGGAGAGCGCGGTCGAGGGCCGCGACGTGCTCCTGATCGACGACATTCTCGAATCAGGGCGCACCATCGTCTTCGCCAAGGATCTGATCGCCGCGCGCGGCGCGCGCCGCGTACTCTCGGCGGTCCTGCTGGAAAAGCCCGGCAAGCGCGCCGTGCAGATCGAGGCAGATTTCGTCGGATTCACCTGCCCGGACGTCTTCGTCGTCGGCTACGGCATGGATGTGGCGCATTCCTATCGGCAATTGCCCTTCGTCGGTGTGATCGATACCGGCGATACCGATCCCGATCTGTTCGAACCCGCGAGCGCGGCGTCGGATGCAGCCGGGCCGGGAGTCTGA
- a CDS encoding response regulator, producing the protein MARILLVDDEEPVRGFLSRGLQLDGHEVVTAEDGAEGLDALGEADTPFDLLLTDIRMPIMDGIALALAAKRDFPDLTILLMTGFADQRERARGLDAIVADVLTKPFSLDDMRAAVSRALAQTG; encoded by the coding sequence ATGGCCAGGATCCTGCTCGTCGATGACGAAGAACCGGTGCGCGGCTTCCTCAGTCGTGGCCTCCAGCTCGACGGTCACGAGGTCGTCACTGCCGAGGACGGGGCCGAGGGGCTCGATGCGCTCGGGGAGGCGGATACCCCCTTCGATCTGCTGCTCACCGATATCCGCATGCCGATCATGGACGGGATCGCGCTCGCGCTCGCGGCAAAGCGTGATTTTCCCGACCTGACCATCCTTCTGATGACGGGCTTTGCCGATCAGCGCGAGCGCGCCCGCGGGCTCGATGCCATCGTCGCGGACGTGCTCACCAAGCCCTTCTCCCTCGACGACATGCGCGCCGCCGTCAGCCGCGCGCTGGCGCAGACCGGCTGA
- the motA gene encoding flagellar motor stator protein MotA yields MLIIIGIIITMASLLGGFWAMGGHVPVIWQPWEFVIIGGTAFGTYIVANSPSAIKDTGRACLEAGMGKVPRQRDYLDVLGLLYMLMRDIRAKGRNEVEPHIDDPHNSEIFQRFPLVMKRPELLQFICDYMRLLVIGNARSHEIESLMDEEIETIRRERLKPYNAMMILAEALPALGIVAAVLGVIKAMGALDQSPQLLGSLIGAALVGTFTGIFASYGLVAPMAYKIKATREHQMRLYTITKQTILAFMNGALPQIALEHGRKAISSYDRPSIDDVENETLAAAGRPANDRVPSQGAA; encoded by the coding sequence TTGCTCATCATCATCGGCATCATCATAACGATGGCCTCGCTGCTCGGCGGGTTCTGGGCGATGGGGGGCCATGTGCCGGTCATCTGGCAGCCCTGGGAATTCGTCATCATTGGCGGCACGGCCTTCGGCACCTATATCGTCGCCAATTCGCCCAGCGCCATCAAGGATACCGGACGCGCCTGTCTCGAGGCGGGCATGGGAAAGGTCCCGCGGCAGCGCGATTATCTCGACGTGCTCGGCCTGCTCTACATGCTCATGCGCGATATTCGCGCCAAGGGCCGCAACGAGGTCGAGCCGCATATCGACGATCCCCATAATTCCGAGATCTTCCAGCGCTTCCCGCTGGTGATGAAGCGCCCCGAATTGCTGCAGTTCATCTGCGACTACATGCGCCTGCTCGTCATCGGCAATGCCCGTTCGCACGAGATCGAATCGCTGATGGACGAGGAGATCGAGACCATCCGGCGCGAGCGGCTCAAACCCTACAACGCCATGATGATCCTGGCCGAAGCCTTGCCCGCGCTGGGTATCGTCGCCGCCGTACTCGGCGTGATCAAGGCCATGGGCGCCCTCGACCAGTCGCCGCAGCTGCTGGGCAGCCTGATCGGCGCGGCGCTTGTGGGCACCTTCACCGGCATCTTCGCCTCCTACGGGCTGGTCGCGCCGATGGCCTACAAGATCAAGGCCACCCGCGAACACCAGATGCGCCTCTACACCATCACCAAGCAGACCATCCTCGCCTTCATGAACGGGGCCCTGCCGCAGATCGCCCTCGAACACGGACGCAAGGCGATTTCCTCCTATGACCGCCCCTCCATCGACGATGTCGAGAACGAAACCCTCGCGGCTGCCGGCCGCCCCGCCAATGACCGCGTGCCCAGCCAGGGAGCCGCATGA
- a CDS encoding flagellar motor switch protein FliM: MIDFDDLDEDGNIKPASERAAARTGNAISDKLLDAAGITVDRLPMLHVIFDRVATYCADGLRHMSASPSYFSVSNIESGRIGDILEFYESNAIAAMFHATEWDTRILVGFDRDFIFTMVEVLFGSDGTEPPVDEERGFSNIETRVAQTLFEEAGKALATAFGPVARTGFKLERMETRMDFAIIGRRNNLSVVAKLLIQALGRGGEMFVIIPQSALSPMRQNLAHVLSGDGAGADPRWTQQMQAEVQRTRVSLEAILEERMITLGDVAQFQVGQVLDLQAGPKTPVRLQCNGQALFSCALGQSNGAYTLKIEDEIDQQQEFIDALHSH; encoded by the coding sequence ATGATCGATTTCGATGATCTCGACGAAGACGGCAACATCAAGCCGGCCTCGGAGCGCGCCGCAGCGCGCACCGGAAACGCAATTTCCGACAAGCTGCTCGATGCTGCCGGCATCACCGTCGACCGCCTGCCGATGCTGCATGTGATCTTCGACCGGGTGGCGACCTATTGCGCCGACGGGCTGCGCCACATGTCGGCCTCGCCCTCCTATTTCTCGGTGAGCAATATCGAGAGCGGGCGCATCGGCGACATTCTCGAATTCTACGAGTCAAACGCCATCGCCGCCATGTTCCACGCCACCGAATGGGACACGCGGATTCTGGTGGGATTCGATCGCGATTTCATCTTCACCATGGTGGAGGTCCTGTTCGGCTCCGACGGAACCGAGCCGCCGGTCGACGAGGAGCGCGGCTTCTCCAATATCGAGACCCGCGTGGCGCAGACCCTGTTCGAGGAGGCCGGCAAGGCGCTCGCCACCGCCTTCGGCCCCGTGGCCCGGACCGGCTTCAAGCTGGAGCGCATGGAAACGCGCATGGATTTCGCCATTATCGGCCGACGCAACAATCTCTCCGTGGTCGCCAAGCTGCTGATCCAGGCGCTGGGGCGCGGCGGCGAGATGTTCGTCATCATCCCGCAATCGGCCCTGTCGCCGATGCGCCAGAACCTCGCCCATGTGCTCTCCGGCGACGGCGCCGGCGCCGATCCGCGCTGGACGCAGCAGATGCAGGCGGAGGTGCAGCGCACCCGGGTCTCGCTCGAGGCGATTCTCGAGGAGCGCATGATCACCCTGGGTGACGTGGCGCAGTTCCAGGTCGGCCAGGTGCTCGATCTGCAGGCCGGGCCGAAGACGCCGGTACGGCTGCAATGCAATGGCCAGGCGCTGTTCTCATGCGCGCTCGGCCAGTCGAACGGCGCCTATACGCTGAAAATCGAAGACGAGATCGATCAGCAACAGGAGTTCATCGATGCCCTCCACAGCCATTGA
- the fliN gene encoding flagellar motor switch protein FliN, with protein sequence MHDAHAGYNLDSIMRIPVSIQVVLGSASMPVANLMKLGRGAVVPLDHRVGEPVDVVVNGRVVARGEVVVVEDDNSRFGVSLTEIVTAQSASAGF encoded by the coding sequence CTGCATGATGCGCATGCGGGTTACAATCTCGATTCGATCATGCGCATCCCCGTCTCGATCCAGGTCGTGCTCGGCTCGGCCTCGATGCCGGTGGCCAATCTGATGAAGCTCGGGCGCGGCGCCGTGGTGCCGCTCGATCACCGGGTCGGTGAACCGGTCGATGTGGTCGTGAACGGGCGCGTCGTGGCGCGCGGGGAGGTAGTCGTTGTCGAGGATGACAATTCCCGCTTCGGGGTCTCGCTGACCGAGATCGTCACGGCACAGAGCGCCTCCGCCGGTTTCTGA
- a CDS encoding flagellar motor switch protein FliG: MTALAAYEATLPKPRELEGADKVAALMLALDPEIARRLMGRFEPPELKRISRAAADLGVVSAAELETVIEEFALEFSSGTSLFGTANEVERLLSGILPPEQVSEIMQEVIGNTNRSIWERISGVSEGILAAYLQKEHPQTAALILSKVKPSCAAKVMSQMPKDMRNSLMRRMLSFKPVVEETMRIVEKTLHEDFMLNFARNMGVDTHSRMADIINKMERDQMEDVLDSLAEARPKAAEILKGLLFTFEDVINLVPRARAAILDQIPTERLVIALKGTEPDFRDAILSSLGTRARRMVENELASGEAVAQKDVVEARRMVTDLALEMAGRGEIELNPDQDEGAYIR, from the coding sequence ATGACAGCGCTTGCGGCCTATGAGGCCACCCTGCCCAAACCGCGTGAACTGGAAGGCGCCGACAAGGTCGCCGCCCTGATGCTCGCTCTCGATCCGGAGATCGCGCGACGCCTGATGGGGCGCTTCGAACCGCCCGAGCTCAAGCGCATCTCGCGGGCCGCCGCCGATCTCGGCGTGGTCAGCGCGGCCGAGCTGGAGACGGTGATCGAGGAATTCGCGCTGGAATTCTCCTCGGGAACCTCGCTTTTCGGCACCGCCAACGAGGTCGAGCGGCTGCTCTCGGGCATCCTGCCGCCCGAGCAGGTCAGCGAGATCATGCAGGAGGTGATCGGCAATACCAACCGCTCGATCTGGGAGCGGATCTCCGGTGTCTCGGAGGGCATTCTCGCGGCCTATCTGCAGAAGGAGCACCCCCAGACGGCGGCGCTCATCCTCTCCAAGGTGAAGCCCTCCTGCGCGGCCAAGGTGATGAGCCAGATGCCCAAGGACATGCGCAACTCGCTGATGCGGCGCATGCTCTCCTTCAAGCCTGTGGTCGAGGAAACCATGCGCATCGTCGAGAAGACGCTGCACGAGGATTTCATGCTCAATTTCGCCCGCAATATGGGCGTCGACACGCATTCGCGCATGGCCGACATCATCAATAAAATGGAACGCGACCAGATGGAGGACGTGCTCGACAGCCTGGCCGAGGCGCGCCCGAAGGCGGCGGAGATCCTCAAGGGCCTGCTCTTTACCTTCGAGGACGTCATCAACCTGGTGCCGCGTGCGCGCGCGGCGATCCTCGACCAGATTCCCACCGAACGCCTCGTCATCGCCCTCAAGGGCACCGAGCCCGATTTCCGCGACGCCATCCTCTCTTCGCTGGGCACCCGCGCGCGGCGCATGGTGGAGAACGAACTCGCCTCGGGCGAGGCCGTGGCGCAGAAGGATGTCGTCGAGGCGCGGCGCATGGTCACCGATCTGGCCCTCGAAATGGCAGGACGGGGCGAAATCGAACTCAACCCGGACCAGGACGAAGGTGCCTATATCCGCTGA
- a CDS encoding EscU/YscU/HrcU family type III secretion system export apparatus switch protein, whose product MSEEQDRASKTEEPTEKKIQDALEKGNVPVSKEALTFSSIVSILAICFLHISHGVTGLAGALERFIDDPAGIALHDGSDATSLMHAIAAASGWFLLPLVALLAVGGLSASFLQNRPRLVGERIKPKLNRISPKSGFRRLFGEQGWMEFGKAIFKLAIIGFVIAALFFFDAHRVVSAMYSDPSALPELLLALTVRLLTAVCIATILLVIVDIIFSRSHWRKELRMTRQEVKDEHKQMEGDPQMKAKMRSLARDRARRRMIADVPRATIVIANPTHYAIALRYVLEEGGAPVVVAKGKDLVALKIREVAEINAIPVIEDKPLVRSMYDKVELDYPIPPEFYQVVAELLYLFHYNRNNPVGSSAGSGLS is encoded by the coding sequence GTGTCGGAGGAGCAGGACCGCGCCAGCAAGACCGAGGAGCCGACGGAAAAGAAGATCCAGGATGCGCTCGAAAAAGGGAATGTCCCGGTCTCGAAGGAGGCCCTGACCTTTTCTTCGATCGTCTCGATCCTCGCCATCTGCTTCCTCCATATCAGCCACGGCGTCACGGGTCTCGCGGGCGCGCTCGAGCGGTTCATCGACGATCCGGCCGGGATTGCGCTGCATGACGGATCGGATGCGACCAGCCTCATGCATGCCATCGCCGCAGCCAGCGGCTGGTTCCTCCTGCCGCTCGTGGCGCTCCTCGCCGTGGGCGGGCTTTCGGCCTCCTTCCTGCAGAACCGGCCCCGGCTCGTGGGGGAACGCATCAAGCCCAAGCTCAACCGGATCTCGCCGAAATCCGGCTTCAGGCGTCTCTTCGGCGAGCAGGGCTGGATGGAATTCGGCAAGGCGATCTTCAAACTGGCGATCATCGGCTTCGTCATCGCTGCCCTGTTCTTCTTCGATGCGCATCGGGTGGTGAGTGCGATGTATTCCGACCCCTCCGCCCTGCCCGAACTTCTTCTGGCCCTGACGGTGCGGCTGCTGACGGCGGTGTGTATCGCCACGATCCTGCTCGTCATCGTCGATATCATCTTCTCGCGCAGCCACTGGCGCAAGGAACTGCGCATGACGCGGCAGGAGGTGAAGGACGAGCACAAGCAGATGGAGGGCGATCCCCAAATGAAGGCGAAGATGCGCTCGCTGGCCCGCGACCGTGCGCGCCGGCGCATGATCGCCGATGTGCCGCGCGCCACCATCGTCATCGCCAACCCCACCCATTACGCCATCGCCCTGCGCTACGTGCTGGAAGAAGGTGGCGCGCCCGTGGTCGTGGCCAAGGGCAAGGATCTCGTGGCGCTCAAGATCAGGGAAGTGGCCGAGATCAATGCAATTCCCGTGATCGAGGACAAACCGCTCGTACGATCGATGTACGACAAGGTCGAGCTGGATTATCCGATCCCGCCCGAATTCTATCAGGTCGTTGCCGAATTGCTTTACCTCTTTCACTATAATAGAAACAATCCGGTCGGTTCGAGCGCCGGGTCGGGCCTGTCCTGA
- a CDS encoding DUF4164 domain-containing protein — protein sequence MDVSLEGAIGKLENALGMLEAAVNRRIAVDHARADLETELQIMQDDRARLAVELDSASNRLGSVEAATQDVSRRVARAIATIEEVLANQEPEAGDTEHH from the coding sequence ATGGATGTTTCGCTTGAGGGAGCGATCGGCAAGCTCGAAAACGCATTGGGTATGCTGGAAGCCGCCGTGAACCGGCGAATCGCCGTGGATCACGCCCGCGCTGATCTCGAAACCGAATTGCAGATCATGCAGGACGATCGCGCCAGGCTCGCCGTCGAACTCGACAGCGCCAGCAACCGGCTCGGCAGCGTCGAAGCCGCAACGCAGGATGTCTCACGGCGCGTGGCGCGCGCCATTGCCACGATCGAAGAGGTGCTCGCCAACCAGGAGCCCGAAGCGGGCGATACGGAGCATCACTAG
- a CDS encoding cell division protein ZapA: MPQVTVNIAGKSYRMACADGEETHLDGLARLLDGRIAQMREAFGEIGDMRLQVMAALTLADELGEARSRTARLEAEIAELKGIVANGDARAHDSEARLAGAILEASARIERLARSLNAASSAAMPGQNSLPGKGVPGKELSGKEQVSRNQDDSGGYDDSEPG, encoded by the coding sequence GTGCCGCAGGTCACGGTCAATATCGCGGGCAAGAGCTATCGCATGGCCTGTGCCGATGGCGAAGAGACCCATCTCGACGGCCTCGCCCGGCTTCTCGACGGGCGTATCGCGCAGATGCGGGAGGCTTTCGGCGAAATTGGCGACATGCGCCTTCAGGTCATGGCGGCGCTCACCCTCGCCGACGAACTCGGCGAAGCGCGCAGCAGGACCGCACGGCTCGAGGCCGAGATCGCGGAGCTGAAGGGGATCGTGGCCAATGGCGATGCGCGCGCCCATGACAGCGAAGCGCGTCTTGCGGGCGCCATCCTCGAGGCCAGCGCGCGCATCGAACGTCTCGCCCGCAGCCTGAATGCCGCGAGCAGCGCGGCCATGCCGGGGCAGAATTCGCTGCCGGGCAAGGGGGTGCCGGGCAAGGAGCTGTCGGGCAAGGAACAGGTTTCACGGAATCAGGATGACAGCGGCGGTTACGACGATTCGGAACCCGGCTGA
- a CDS encoding DUF2062 domain-containing protein, with protein sequence MLFGRRKTPNWREKLRGALWPKRGITRPFIYLAKRLPRLSATPHAIAAGFASGAACSFTPLLGFHFILSFVVAFITRGNMLAAALGTIVGNPLTFPFIFAATYETGRWIYSFLDDEKMPDSDTVESQSEQLIERGLFSIDLDQLWPVLTTMTVGAVPLGIMTFAISYLAVRSFVVSMQRARARRRTRREPLQNGKTVPPSGDL encoded by the coding sequence ATGCTGTTTGGACGGCGCAAGACCCCGAACTGGCGTGAAAAGCTGCGCGGCGCACTCTGGCCGAAGCGCGGTATCACGCGTCCTTTCATCTATCTCGCCAAGCGCCTGCCCCGGCTTTCGGCGACACCGCATGCGATCGCAGCCGGTTTTGCCTCGGGCGCGGCCTGCTCCTTCACGCCGCTGCTCGGATTCCATTTCATCCTGAGCTTCGTCGTCGCCTTCATCACGCGTGGCAACATGCTGGCCGCGGCCCTGGGGACGATCGTGGGCAATCCGCTCACCTTCCCCTTCATCTTCGCCGCCACCTACGAGACGGGGCGCTGGATCTATTCCTTCCTCGACGACGAAAAGATGCCGGATTCGGATACGGTCGAATCACAAAGCGAGCAGCTGATCGAACGCGGCCTGTTCTCCATCGATCTCGACCAGCTCTGGCCCGTGCTGACCACCATGACGGTGGGGGCCGTGCCGCTTGGCATCATGACCTTCGCGATCTCCTATCTTGCCGTACGCAGCTTCGTGGTCAGCATGCAGCGCGCACGGGCGCGCCGTCGTACCCGCCGCGAGCCGTTGCAGAACGGCAAGACGGTTCCGCCCTCCGGCGATTTGTGA
- a CDS encoding aspartate aminotransferase family protein produces MLRDDATLDNSLTAWDRDHFFHPSTHMGGHARGETPTRIVAGGEGCHIVDRDGRTSLDAFAGLYCVNVGYGRAKIADAIAQQASQLAYYHAYAGHGSEAAITLSKMIIDRAPAGMSRVYYGLSGSDANETNIKLVWYYNNILGRPEKKKIISRWRGYHGSGVMTGSLTGLELFHNAFDLPRAPILHTQAPYFYRRPDRSMDEEAFSRFCAQELEDLIEAEGPETIAAFIGEPLLGTGGIVPPPKGYWAAIQTVLDKYDILLIADEVVTGFGRLGTMFGSDHYGMKPDLITIAKGLTSAYAPLSGVIVGEKVWEGLVKGSDMMGPIGHGWTYSAHPLCAAAGVANLELIDELGLVENAGKVGAYLNAGLRDALADHRHVGEVRGEGMIAAVEFVADRDDRVFFDPARKIGVQLAAAMLERGVIARAMPQGDILGFAPPLCLTEAEADTVIAAAAGAVEAVFDR; encoded by the coding sequence ATGCTGCGCGACGACGCCACCCTCGACAACAGCCTCACCGCCTGGGACCGCGATCATTTCTTCCATCCCTCGACCCATATGGGCGGCCATGCGCGCGGCGAGACGCCCACCCGCATCGTCGCCGGGGGTGAGGGCTGCCACATCGTCGATCGCGATGGCCGCACCAGCCTCGACGCCTTCGCCGGTCTGTATTGCGTCAATGTCGGCTATGGCCGCGCGAAGATCGCGGATGCGATCGCGCAGCAGGCCTCGCAGCTGGCCTATTATCACGCCTATGCCGGTCATGGCAGCGAGGCGGCGATCACGCTGTCGAAGATGATCATCGACCGCGCACCCGCAGGCATGAGCCGGGTCTATTACGGCCTCTCCGGCTCGGATGCCAACGAGACCAACATCAAGCTGGTCTGGTACTACAACAACATCCTCGGGCGCCCGGAGAAGAAGAAGATCATCTCGCGCTGGCGCGGCTATCACGGCTCCGGCGTGATGACGGGCAGCCTCACGGGGCTGGAACTGTTCCATAATGCCTTCGACCTGCCGCGTGCCCCGATCCTGCACACGCAGGCGCCGTATTTCTACCGCCGCCCGGATCGCTCCATGGACGAGGAGGCCTTCAGCCGCTTCTGCGCGCAGGAGCTTGAAGACCTGATCGAGGCGGAAGGGCCGGAAACCATCGCCGCCTTCATCGGCGAGCCGCTGCTCGGCACCGGCGGTATCGTGCCCCCGCCAAAGGGCTACTGGGCCGCGATCCAGACCGTGCTCGACAAATACGACATCCTGCTCATCGCCGACGAGGTGGTGACCGGTTTCGGGCGCCTGGGCACCATGTTCGGCTCCGACCATTACGGCATGAAGCCGGATCTGATCACCATCGCCAAGGGCCTCACCTCGGCCTATGCGCCGCTTTCCGGCGTGATCGTCGGCGAGAAGGTCTGGGAAGGCCTCGTCAAGGGCTCCGACATGATGGGGCCGATCGGCCATGGCTGGACCTATTCGGCGCATCCGCTGTGTGCGGCAGCCGGCGTGGCCAATCTGGAGCTGATCGACGAGCTCGGCCTCGTGGAGAATGCCGGCAAGGTCGGCGCCTATCTCAATGCCGGCCTGCGCGATGCGCTGGCCGATCACCGCCATGTCGGCGAGGTGCGCGGTGAGGGCATGATCGCCGCCGTGGAATTCGTCGCTGATCGCGATGACCGCGTCTTCTTCGATCCCGCACGCAAGATCGGGGTGCAGCTCGCCGCCGCGATGCTGGAGCGCGGCGTGATCGCCCGCGCCATGCCGCAGGGCGACATCCTCGGTTTTGCCCCTCCGCTTTGCCTGACCGAGGCGGAAGCCGATACCGTCATCGCCGCCGCCGCAGGCGCCGTGGAAGCGGTATTCGATCGCTGA